The Rufibacter sp. DG15C region GCAGGCGTTCTTTCTCTTGATTGTCCTGTAGGTTCTTGTCCTGCTCTAAATCAAAGTAGGCGATGCCGTCTACAAAGGTTTTCTCAGGACGGGCGTAGATAGACAAGGGGTGCTCGTTCCATAACACCACATCGGCGTCCTTGCCGGGCTTCAAGCTGCCTACCTTGCTGTCAATGTGCAGGAGTTTGGCTGGGTTCAAGGTCACCATTTTCAACGCGTCTTCTTCCGACACGCCACCGTATTTCATCGTCTTGGCGGCCTCCTGGTTCAAGCGGCGGGCCATCTCAGCGTCATCTGAGTTGATGGCTGTGGTCACGCCCACGTTGTGCATGATGGCAGCGTTGTACGGGATGGCGTCTTTCACCTCCATTTTATAGGCCCACCAGTCAGAGAAGGTAGAAGCGCCAGCGCCGTGCTGTTTCATCTTATCTGCTACTTTATAGCCTTCCAGGATGTGCGTGAAGGTGTTCACGTTAAAGCCCATCTGGTCCGCTACCTTCATCATCATGTTGATCTCAGACTGCACATAAGAGTGGCAGGTGATGAAGCGCTTGTCGTTCAGAATTTCTACCAAGGCGTCTAGTTCTAAATCGCGGCGCGGGGCCGATGCTTTCTTCTGAGCCGACTTGGATAGTTTGTTATAGGCGTTCCAGGACTTTTCATATTCCTTGGCGCGCTGAAAGGCGTCAATCATCACTTGCTCTACGCCCATGCGGGTTTGCGGGAAACGGATGTTGTAGACCGGTGAGCGGTTGGACTGCTTCACATTCTCGCCAAGTGCAAACTTGATGAACTGGTCAGCGCCCTGGAACATCAATTTCTCCGGCGCCTGGCCCCAACGCAATTTGATAATGGCGCTTTGGCCGCCAATAGGATTCGCCGAGCCATGCAACAACTGGGAAGTAGTCACGCCGCCCGCCAACTGACGGTAGATGTTCACCTGCTCATGGTTTACCACATCACTCATGCGCACTTCTGAGGTCACAGACTGCGTACCCTCGTTCACACCGTCCAGGGCAATGTGTGAGTGCTCGTCAATGATGCCTGGGGTTACGTGCTTGCCGGTACCGTCAATGACTTTGGCATCCTTGGCCGAAAGGTTTTTACCCACCTGCGCAATCTTGCCGCCTCTCAGCAACACGTCTGCGTTCTCCAGCTTGCCTTCTTTCTCATTGGTCCAAAGGGTAGCATTCTTAATTAAAACAGCCTCAGAGCTTGGCATGGCCGTACGTCCAAAATCTGCGAACGGGTACACCATGGCACCCATCTCAATTTTCTCAGCGGCTTTTGCGGCAGCTTCTTTCTTGGCCTGAGCCGTGGCAGCCTCCGCTAGTTGCGCAGACCATTTCACGGATTGCGCATCTGTATTCTGTCCTTCGCCCTGAAAACCTTTACCAGTGCTCCAGCCGCTTAGTCTAATGCTTTCCTTGCCATTCTTGGTAGGCGCAAATGCCAACGTTACTTGGTCACCAGATAAGAAAAGAGTGCCTTTGATAGTATCTGTCGCGACGATCTTCACATCTGGCTTTTCGGCGGAGCCGCCAATGATCATTTTGCGCTCCGGCTGGTTACCAACCTTGAGAGTATAGACTCCTCTATAGTCACTTGGCGTCTCATTGATTCTATAAGACTCGCCTTGCACATAGTTTTCTAAGAGCACAGCGCTGTTGTCAAACAGGCTAGCCGAGGCTATGACAAAATTGGCCTGCATGCCTTCGCGCAGACTGCCTACATACTTGTCTGCCTTTACTAATTGAGCTGGTGTTAGGGTAATCGCTTTCAAGGCCTCCTGCTCAGACAAACCATACTGCACGGCTTTGCGCAGGTTAGGCAAGAACTTTGACTTGTCTCTTAGGTCTGATGAGGTAAAAGCAATCACCACGCCTTCTTTGGCCAGCATGGCCGGGTTGGCCGGCGCCATTTCCCAGTGCTTTAAATCAGGTAAGCTCACACGGCGGGCCTCATAGGGGTCTTCTACATTGTAAGCATCCGGGAAGTTCAGGCTCACAATGAATGGGGCTTTGGTCGCCTTAATCTCTGGAAGCATCTGGTACTCGTCCCCGTTGCCTTTAAAGATGTACTGGTAACCAAACTCATCACCCACCTTGTCGGCGCGCACAGCGTTCAACTTGTTAGACACTTCAAAAATCTGGGGAAGTTTGTTGGCGTCGGTGAAGGCTTTTAAGGACAAATTCTGCTCCTTGTCTGGGTTCTTGGCATTCCATTGGGCATCCAGATACGTCTGGCGCAGCAAGGCAATGGAGCCCATGATAGAGGAAGGGTACTCTTGGGTAGATGAGCCTTTGTCCAAGGAAAGAGAAGCGGCGGCTCTATCCAGGAGAATCACCTGGTTTTCGCGTTTGTTGGCCAAAGACACCAAGGACGCGGTGCCACGGGCCACGCCATCCTGGTGAATGGTCAAGACGGCGCCGTAGCCCATCTTGCGCAACTCCTCAGCGGCTTTGTCATCTACTTTAAATAGTTCGGCGGCGTTGGTCTCTGGACGTATGGCCTGGTTCCAGTTGTAGGCACCGGTTTTCTTGGACTCTGCCTGCGGCGGGCTGTTAAAACCACCGCCTGCGCGGGTAATGGCTGGTAAACCGTAGCTGGAGAAAGGATCCACAAAACCTGGGTAGATGGTCTTGCCTTTCATGTCTACCACGTAGGCGCCCTGCGGCACGGTTACCTTGGTACCCACGGCGGCTACTTTGCCGTCTTTGATGACCAACGTGGCGTTCTCAAGCCTGGTTTGATAGTCTACATAAATGGTAGCGTTGGTGAAGGCGCGTAGACCGCTGCGCTCATCATACACTCCATTGCGGGGAAACGTCTCCTGTGCCCGGCTCTGCAGCGACAAAGCCGCCACCGCCAACACGGAGAGAATTACTTTTTTCATGGGAAGAGTTTGTGTAGTATGTGGTTAGGTGCGAATGTATTGTAGCAGGGAATCTACTAAATATAGAAGGGGCAAAAAAGGAAACCTGTGAAGATTCCTGCGTTTTTGACCTATTTTCCTTAAAAGAAGCCAAAAACGAAAACC contains the following coding sequences:
- a CDS encoding amidohydrolase family protein; protein product: MKKVILSVLAVAALSLQSRAQETFPRNGVYDERSGLRAFTNATIYVDYQTRLENATLVIKDGKVAAVGTKVTVPQGAYVVDMKGKTIYPGFVDPFSSYGLPAITRAGGGFNSPPQAESKKTGAYNWNQAIRPETNAAELFKVDDKAAEELRKMGYGAVLTIHQDGVARGTASLVSLANKRENQVILLDRAAASLSLDKGSSTQEYPSSIMGSIALLRQTYLDAQWNAKNPDKEQNLSLKAFTDANKLPQIFEVSNKLNAVRADKVGDEFGYQYIFKGNGDEYQMLPEIKATKAPFIVSLNFPDAYNVEDPYEARRVSLPDLKHWEMAPANPAMLAKEGVVIAFTSSDLRDKSKFLPNLRKAVQYGLSEQEALKAITLTPAQLVKADKYVGSLREGMQANFVIASASLFDNSAVLLENYVQGESYRINETPSDYRGVYTLKVGNQPERKMIIGGSAEKPDVKIVATDTIKGTLFLSGDQVTLAFAPTKNGKESIRLSGWSTGKGFQGEGQNTDAQSVKWSAQLAEAATAQAKKEAAAKAAEKIEMGAMVYPFADFGRTAMPSSEAVLIKNATLWTNEKEGKLENADVLLRGGKIAQVGKNLSAKDAKVIDGTGKHVTPGIIDEHSHIALDGVNEGTQSVTSEVRMSDVVNHEQVNIYRQLAGGVTTSQLLHGSANPIGGQSAIIKLRWGQAPEKLMFQGADQFIKFALGENVKQSNRSPVYNIRFPQTRMGVEQVMIDAFQRAKEYEKSWNAYNKLSKSAQKKASAPRRDLELDALVEILNDKRFITCHSYVQSEINMMMKVADQMGFNVNTFTHILEGYKVADKMKQHGAGASTFSDWWAYKMEVKDAIPYNAAIMHNVGVTTAINSDDAEMARRLNQEAAKTMKYGGVSEEDALKMVTLNPAKLLHIDSKVGSLKPGKDADVVLWNEHPLSIYARPEKTFVDGIAYFDLEQDKNLQDNQEKERLRIIQKMLAAKARGEKTQAPAAGRRGAQVLHCEDVDNSAQETLYESEYHKN